From the genome of Lentilactobacillus buchneri, one region includes:
- a CDS encoding phage tail protein, producing MSTHGIKDVTFGLVDATGKLLTGDAGVGTNGIYLVDGDEKGATTATVSGLEAAGTVAYANDEAKRVSNGQAQPEVALEFLDIDFDELQKLKGYIQDTVNSGWTRQLPKPHVAMLLHFRSYTNIDMYEGFANGQLIETGSSHATDNNAETDANTALTYQALTPADNTIFNGEPYKIWMSQDTGFDKAKMLAEVFGGYSATTGSSTTGSTTGSTTGSTTGSTTGGTTPGK from the coding sequence ATGTCAACACATGGTATTAAAGATGTCACCTTTGGTTTGGTTGATGCGACTGGCAAATTGCTCACTGGTGATGCAGGAGTAGGAACTAACGGCATCTATTTAGTCGATGGTGACGAAAAAGGTGCTACGACAGCTACAGTTTCTGGCTTGGAAGCCGCGGGTACTGTCGCCTATGCTAATGATGAAGCAAAACGAGTTTCAAATGGTCAGGCACAACCAGAGGTCGCATTGGAATTCTTGGATATTGATTTTGACGAGTTGCAAAAACTCAAAGGATATATTCAAGATACAGTCAATAGTGGTTGGACACGTCAATTGCCCAAACCACATGTAGCAATGTTGTTACATTTTCGTTCATACACGAATATTGATATGTACGAAGGCTTTGCTAATGGTCAACTAATTGAAACTGGTAGTTCTCATGCAACGGATAATAATGCCGAAACTGATGCCAATACGGCGTTAACTTACCAAGCATTAACACCAGCTGACAATACCATCTTCAATGGAGAACCGTACAAGATTTGGATGTCTCAAGATACTGGATTTGATAAAGCTAAAATGTTGGCCGAAGTCTTTGGTGGTTATTCAGCTACTACCGGTAGTAGCACGACTGGTTCAACCACTGGATCGACTACGGGTAGCACAACTGGCTCAACGACTGGCGGTACAACACCAGGAAAATAA
- a CDS encoding DUF806 family protein, translated as MELPVMTVYQLIQSLHYGWIDQLYSMNIPPGADTSGKQTIVLVTSVNEPLGGYRNDRFSNLQANIQIQIFWKKETQENIFNNEVALMNDLENQDWLVSSHEPNTVDPDTDQVTATFSVTKTIIVKKEGL; from the coding sequence ATGGAATTACCAGTTATGACTGTTTATCAGTTAATTCAATCTTTGCACTATGGTTGGATTGACCAGCTTTATTCCATGAACATTCCTCCTGGGGCTGATACTTCTGGAAAGCAGACCATTGTATTAGTTACTTCAGTTAATGAACCGTTGGGTGGATATAGAAACGATCGATTTAGTAATTTACAGGCTAACATTCAGATTCAAATATTTTGGAAAAAAGAAACACAAGAAAATATTTTTAACAATGAAGTTGCCCTAATGAATGATTTGGAAAATCAGGATTGGCTGGTTAGCTCACATGAGCCTAACACTGTGGATCCAGACACCGATCAAGTTACGGCAACTTTTTCAGTTACTAAAACAATTATAGTAAAGAAAGAAGGACTTTAA
- a CDS encoding HK97 gp10 family phage protein yields MAEQLDDYLAKIKRLVPKRTETILITKAGADVLQKKLTNKTKQLHYTNRIASEKDPHLADSVLVSMTNVDGDVDGTSTVGWVKKKAVIARWLNDGTVYITGDHFVEKAREETHSDILKAEYIKWKELGH; encoded by the coding sequence ATGGCCGAACAATTAGACGATTATTTAGCGAAAATAAAGCGATTGGTTCCCAAACGCACGGAAACAATTTTAATTACTAAAGCAGGCGCTGATGTTTTACAAAAGAAATTGACTAATAAAACTAAGCAGCTACATTACACTAATCGAATTGCCTCAGAAAAGGATCCACATTTAGCTGATAGTGTGCTAGTTAGTATGACAAACGTTGATGGTGATGTGGATGGGACTTCCACAGTTGGTTGGGTAAAGAAAAAAGCGGTGATTGCCCGCTGGTTAAATGATGGTACTGTTTATATCACTGGGGATCACTTTGTAGAAAAGGCACGTGAAGAAACCCACTCTGATATATTAAAAGCTGAATATATTAAATGGAAGGAGTTGGGGCACTAA
- a CDS encoding phage head closure protein, translating into MALNKFSPEQFNRQAQFGTALPTINPNTGASGTQFKPQFVLWCMPYTRTNTQNVSLLGTDFEDTIQIVIRHNPLIDKGLLVQYQDQLYQIVNLSLDDSNQIVTYDILTLQINERVGKKHG; encoded by the coding sequence ATGGCACTTAATAAATTTAGTCCGGAGCAGTTTAATCGGCAAGCCCAGTTTGGAACGGCTTTACCAACAATTAATCCTAATACTGGTGCATCAGGAACGCAATTTAAACCACAGTTCGTGTTATGGTGCATGCCTTATACGCGAACTAACACACAGAACGTTTCGCTTTTGGGAACAGATTTTGAAGATACTATTCAAATTGTTATTCGACACAATCCGTTAATTGACAAAGGTCTGCTAGTTCAATATCAAGACCAACTATATCAAATCGTTAATTTGAGTTTAGATGATAGCAATCAAATTGTGACTTATGACATTTTGACTCTACAGATTAATGAGAGGGTTGGTAAAAAACATGGTTAG
- a CDS encoding head-tail connector protein, giving the protein MTVNPTELMDELHIDQSPTELTTVTNLINEATEIVNHSVSSTETQYQASSIYDLAIKTLATQLYYDRELSKGMSAGLLMMLDQLQGMVSGSDPDGT; this is encoded by the coding sequence GTGACGGTTAATCCGACAGAATTAATGGATGAGTTGCATATTGACCAAAGTCCGACTGAATTAACGACTGTTACCAATTTGATTAATGAGGCAACTGAGATTGTCAATCATTCAGTCAGTTCAACTGAAACCCAATATCAAGCCTCATCAATTTACGACCTAGCAATAAAAACACTGGCAACTCAATTATATTATGATCGGGAATTATCTAAAGGGATGTCAGCTGGTTTGTTGATGATGCTAGATCAACTCCAAGGAATGGTTTCAGGAAGTGATCCGGATGGCACTTAA
- a CDS encoding phage major capsid protein — protein MDLNKLHDAWLEAGQKVTDLQEKRNQMAVELNDSPEKYSDEDLTKIADSIDKAKKTRDFAKGAYDDALATAKLVKPDKPAAGGQKDVTPKDKPKFINIVKGALKGDPKFLNLMSSGLDANGNGVGLTIPADIQTAINTLKQTFTSLEPLVTVEGVSAPSGSRVIEPRQSVTPFANLDDETAQIGNNDEPAAFKPLTYKIHRYAGISSITNTLMNDSDANLLAYLENWIAKKDVITRNSEILQALAKLPSAQKTTVDSFDAIKDIYNKELDPLIWNESAFVTNQSGFAVLDKVKDNNGQYVIQPNPLNPSQKMLAGKTITVIADAFLPNDGNSFPLYIGALTEAVRLFDLQQMSLLATNIGAGSFENDLTKIRAIDRFDVELWDTESVIYAPFTGLADLTPAAKTSGTTSSTGK, from the coding sequence ATGGATTTAAATAAGCTGCACGATGCTTGGCTTGAAGCTGGTCAAAAAGTAACGGACCTTCAAGAAAAGCGTAATCAAATGGCAGTTGAACTGAACGATTCTCCTGAAAAATATTCAGATGAGGATCTAACTAAAATTGCTGATTCAATTGATAAAGCAAAGAAGACCCGAGATTTTGCTAAAGGTGCATATGATGATGCCCTGGCAACTGCTAAATTAGTAAAGCCTGATAAACCAGCTGCAGGTGGTCAAAAAGATGTTACGCCAAAAGACAAGCCTAAGTTTATTAATATTGTCAAGGGAGCCTTAAAGGGTGATCCAAAGTTTTTGAATTTGATGTCTAGTGGACTTGATGCCAACGGAAATGGTGTTGGTTTAACTATTCCGGCAGATATTCAAACAGCCATCAACACTTTAAAACAAACCTTTACATCATTGGAGCCACTAGTAACTGTGGAAGGAGTTAGCGCACCATCTGGTTCACGAGTTATTGAACCACGTCAGTCAGTAACTCCATTTGCTAATTTGGACGATGAAACAGCGCAAATTGGTAATAACGATGAGCCGGCAGCCTTTAAGCCATTAACTTACAAAATCCATCGATATGCAGGAATTTCCAGTATTACCAACACTTTGATGAATGACAGTGATGCAAACCTCTTAGCATATTTGGAAAATTGGATTGCTAAGAAGGATGTTATTACCCGAAACAGTGAAATTTTGCAAGCATTGGCTAAGTTACCAAGCGCACAAAAGACCACAGTTGATAGTTTTGACGCCATTAAGGATATTTACAACAAGGAATTGGATCCACTGATTTGGAATGAATCTGCATTTGTTACTAACCAATCAGGCTTTGCTGTTCTGGATAAAGTCAAGGATAATAACGGACAATACGTCATTCAACCTAACCCGCTTAATCCATCACAAAAAATGTTGGCTGGTAAGACAATTACAGTTATTGCCGATGCCTTTCTGCCCAATGATGGAAACAGTTTCCCACTTTACATTGGTGCTTTGACGGAAGCTGTTCGTCTATTCGACCTTCAGCAGATGTCTTTGTTGGCCACCAACATTGGCGCCGGTTCTTTCGAAAATGACTTGACTAAGATTCGTGCCATTGATCGCTTTGACGTCGAGTTGTGGGATACTGAATCGGTCATTTATGCACCATTTACCGGATTAGCAGATTTAACTCCTGCTGCAAAGACTAGTGGGACTACTAGTTCAACTGGCAAGTAA
- a CDS encoding head maturation protease, ClpP-related, translating into MTTVPIKGVVSSDDDAEVYEFFGYSTVTPSAVKDALNTANGQNIVAEINSPGGDVFAGSEIYTAFKNYTGNVEVDIVGLAASAASVIAMAGDTIKISPTAQLMIHRASTVSQGNADNLSSDLQGLNSTDQSIANVYVQRTGLDPQTVMQMMAKETYINAKDAVEQGFADEIMFDDQPAKVTNMLSPVMLSNQAISKIKSLLTKVKEKPKETNSQTSDQLRSHKLAILFKKEGN; encoded by the coding sequence ATGACAACAGTACCAATTAAAGGTGTTGTATCTAGTGATGATGATGCTGAAGTATATGAATTCTTTGGCTATTCAACAGTTACTCCTTCCGCAGTTAAAGATGCGTTAAACACTGCAAATGGTCAAAATATTGTTGCCGAAATTAATTCACCTGGTGGCGATGTGTTTGCGGGTTCTGAAATATATACCGCATTCAAGAATTATACTGGCAATGTGGAGGTTGATATTGTCGGACTAGCTGCCAGCGCAGCAAGCGTCATTGCAATGGCGGGTGATACGATTAAGATTTCACCAACTGCTCAATTAATGATTCATCGGGCTTCCACCGTATCTCAAGGCAATGCAGACAATTTATCCAGCGATTTGCAGGGGTTGAACTCGACTGATCAATCAATTGCAAATGTTTATGTGCAACGAACGGGTTTGGATCCGCAAACAGTCATGCAAATGATGGCCAAGGAAACTTATATCAATGCAAAAGATGCCGTTGAACAAGGATTTGCAGATGAAATTATGTTTGACGATCAACCAGCCAAAGTTACTAATATGCTCTCGCCGGTTATGTTGAGTAATCAGGCAATTAGTAAAATTAAATCATTGTTAACCAAAGTAAAAGAAAAGCCTAAAGAAACTAATAGCCAAACTAGTGACCAATTGCGATCACATAAGTTGGCTATTTTATTTAAGAAAGAAGGAAATTAA
- a CDS encoding phage portal protein yields MSKQTQTISTTGYSPFMLNGTLLSTNTVDADGALQNSDIYAVINRIAGDVASCEFKTDQYSNMLNQPSTLLSAYNFWQAVSAQMMLTGNAFALIQRNGNGSPAGLTLIPFYQVSITLDNQQNVLYYTVNYGDDRGQVTYLAADILHFRLFVSGQVATELVGSSPLNSLAKEINIQNYSNQLSLSSLKNAIAPSYTITVPAAKLEPEAKENIRKSFENQNSGSNAGRPIVLDQSAQLDSLQINPDIAKLLNNATFSQTQIAKAFCVPDSYLNGQGDEQSSIEMIRSLYQNSLSLYIRPIESELSLKLGIDIKMDINSAIDVDHQQLISNITKLSTGQSPALTPQQAQTILKQAGVFPDLKVSAVEGGDDNDNSTN; encoded by the coding sequence ATGTCAAAACAAACACAAACAATTAGTACCACCGGGTATTCACCATTTATGTTAAATGGTACATTGTTATCCACTAACACTGTGGATGCAGACGGAGCACTGCAAAACAGTGATATTTATGCGGTGATTAATCGAATTGCAGGTGATGTGGCCAGCTGTGAATTTAAAACAGACCAATATAGCAACATGCTAAATCAGCCCAGCACATTATTGAGTGCTTATAATTTTTGGCAAGCAGTTAGTGCTCAAATGATGTTAACTGGCAACGCCTTTGCTCTAATTCAGCGAAATGGCAATGGAAGTCCAGCAGGGTTGACCTTAATCCCGTTCTACCAGGTCAGCATTACTTTAGATAATCAACAAAATGTTCTTTATTACACAGTTAATTACGGTGATGACCGAGGGCAGGTGACATATTTAGCTGCCGATATTTTACATTTTCGCTTGTTTGTTTCTGGTCAAGTTGCCACTGAACTAGTGGGGAGCAGTCCGCTAAACAGTTTAGCTAAAGAAATTAACATCCAGAACTATAGTAATCAATTGTCACTGAGCAGTTTAAAGAATGCAATTGCGCCTAGTTATACGATTACGGTTCCGGCGGCCAAATTGGAACCGGAAGCTAAAGAAAATATTAGAAAATCGTTTGAGAATCAGAATTCTGGTTCGAATGCTGGTCGACCAATTGTTTTGGATCAATCTGCTCAGCTTGATTCCTTACAGATTAATCCGGATATAGCTAAATTATTAAATAATGCCACGTTTAGTCAGACCCAGATTGCCAAGGCTTTTTGTGTTCCAGATAGTTATTTAAATGGTCAAGGTGACGAACAATCATCAATTGAGATGATTCGTTCTTTGTATCAAAATAGTTTGAGCCTATATATTCGGCCAATTGAATCAGAATTGTCTTTAAAGTTGGGAATCGACATTAAAATGGATATTAATTCGGCTATTGATGTTGATCATCAGCAATTAATTAGTAATATTACTAAATTAAGTACTGGTCAGTCACCAGCATTAACGCCGCAACAAGCGCAAACAATTCTGAAACAAGCGGGAGTTTTTCCTGATTTGAAAGTTTCAGCAGTGGAAGGAGGTGATGATAATGACAACAGTACCAATTAA